The genomic window ACAGCATACCTAAATAATATCCCATAGTGGTACCTTACAGGGTCTAAATGATACATTACTTTCATAACATGCTAAAATAATAATGCTTTCAAAGCCCAAATAATACCAAAAAAGTACTATtaacaataaaaagtaaaatgcatgAAAACtgataaataaaagaaaacatttcaagAGTGCTGTACAGGTTCCTACttgggctctgtatacattatAATTAACACATTAGTTCTGAGGCTTTAGAGGAAAACTCGGCCTGGCATAGGGCACCTGTAGGGGCAGTGTTGTGCTCAAACTTAAAGGAAGTGTGTCTGGTCTGAAATATATGTAGAAGATGAAGCCTCAATAATCCACCAGGACGCCCCATTGTGGCTTCAACTAATTCCATACTACACATTGCCATTGTCCTCGAAAAAACTCTAACACCATTGGTAAAAAATACTAAGTCCTTTTTTTAGATACTAGGGATTTTTTGACAAAATTACGTGACTTACCCGCTATGGATAATAAGTGCTGGCTCGTGACAATAGATGTTGAAAATGTATATACTTCCATCTCTCATACCAAGGGCATAGCATCCGTTAAGAAACTATTGGATTCGAGCACATACACTACTgcacaaaaaagtttttttctgggCCTTTTACATCTGGTACTCCATGAAAATTATTTCATGTTCAGAGACACCTTCTATGTCCAATTACGTGGATCAGCGATGGGGTCGAACATGGCCCCCCATACGCAAATTGTTACATGGCGGATTTTGAGGAAAATCATGTTTATACGCATTTTTTGTTCCAATAACACGCCCGTATTTGGCGACGATTTATAGACAATATAATTTGCGTATGGGAGGGGTCACTTGACCAGTTGTTGACCTTTTTTGCCGATTTGAATGCCGTGTGGGAGGAGCTTAATTTTACCATCACATACAGCAAGGATAGGGTTAAGTAAAAAATATTGTGACCGATACGGAGACCCGTGAAGTGCGACTTAGGGAAATGGAAGATAAATTTCTCTTGAGAGGTTATCCCAGTAACATTTTAAAGTCTGCACTTTGTGAGGGTCCGAGACAGACTAGACAGCAATCGAGTCGCATTCCCTTTGAGAGGAAATTTCATCCTCTTAATCACAAAGTGGATGCCACTATAAGAAAGTATTGGCATATTCTACGGGATTCCCATACAGACATTCCAGAATTTAGTGAATTTCCCCTTATGTGTAACAAAAAAGCTCCAAACTTGCATAATAAATTGGTTCGAGCGGACCTAGGAGGTGACAGGAAGCATGGCGACAGCATACATTAGCTACTCAAAAAAATTGTACATTTCCATGTCTTTATTGTCAGTCCTGCTCAAACATTATTCAGGGCAATACATTCTATCACCCACACACAGACAAGGAGTTTAAGGTTCGTGGTCACCATACATGTAATAGTAAtggtgtgattttttttaattaaatgccACTGTGGTTTCCTATATATTGGTGAGACTATGAAGAGAGTAAGACAACGCATTAGCCAACATAAATCCACTATTAAATGCAAAAATACATTGCTTCCTTTACCAGCTCATTTTGAAAAATACCATCATAATTTATCACAATTTAAGTTTCACATTATAGAGAAGGTACACATTCCTAAATGTGGTGGCGACATTAAACTTTTACTATACAGAGAGGCTTACTGaattctctctgctgcctcctcaatGCACCTATATAGTAGTTGCGTCCTCTTGCACTTTCCTCCGGGATCTTCTATATCTCCCTGCTCTGCAAGTGCTTAATTGACGTTTCTCAAGCACTATAGTGCTCAAGAAGAGAGTGGCTTGTGATCACAGGTACTGTATAATTCTGCACACAGGATTCCCGAATTTCCagattccctggtgggccaatccAATCTTGTTGACACCACGTGGAACAGCATGTCCGTACAGTAGTttaaagatttaaacactttcaaataatgaatgatgatgttgGGAATTCCAAAGTCCATTCCGTAGCACACCATTCCTATATAAGGACCGTGCACGGAACTTGTCAATGACCTCTTGGTCTATTACTTATAagataccttaaagggaatccacGAGATGATTTTACATAGggtaaccaattacagctccagGGTTAATAGTGCCTTTATGCATAGACTTTTATTAATAAACTTCTACTTGTGAGACAATCATAGTGGTAACTAATAGAATACAGATTAGCTACAACAGTAGGTAAATGGCTACTTAACTACGAAAGGGGGTTTTGGCAGgataaaagaaatgtaaaatagCAGTAATCTACTCAACGATCCCCCGAAGCTGCAGTTTTAATGTTACCCTGAACCCGATATTGATACAAAGAAAAGACCAAGCAGCTAATCACAGGTGGACACAAATTCACTAtgcaaccaggaagtgaagaccaGGGAAGACCCAAACACTAACAAAATGGCATCTTAGGCCCAAGAATGGACTTTGGCATTCCCTTTGTAGCTTGGACATCAAGGTAAAGAGTTGGACACAAGTACAGTACATTGGGGCATGTTTTTGAAGTCGGGGCATAAatggtgtgtaaaaaaaaaaaaatgtgctttgCTTCACAGTGTCAACCTGGGCACATGATGTTTGCGTCCTTAGACCGAGGCATAATTCTCAAAACTTGTTAAATGCCAGCTGCATAGGGCACTGTGGCTTTATTAGGTAATTGATCTAGCACAGCAGCTGCCTGTAGAGTTAGCTCTCCCTTGCACCACATTGATCACTATGCTCAATTACAAATGGTAAGATTGAGCTGAACACTAGAGCAAACTTCTCTTCACTGGCCAGTGTTCATACTTTAATAATTAACCCTAAAACATAGTAGACCAGTATCAACCAAACTACCTCAATATCCTAGACTACCAGGAATATTAACCTCTCAAAGTCCTTAGAttaacaggtatatacaaaccacaagaaatattatttattattattaaatcacTGAAGACCCCTGAAATTATTTACCTACTTAAGACTAAAACATTGACTACTAAACAACTTAACTATAGATTTGTTAAGACCTTATATCCAATAATAGTTTAAACAAAAGTGAGATCATATGCTATCCACACCTATTGTCTGAATATTGCCACTGTCCTCCACTCTGCTAGCCTCTGCCCTGCAGGGAGACTCTCTACTCAAGTGCAGTGATGGTGTGCAGGCTCAACGGCTGCTCCACCATTTGTCTATGGGAGGGCCAAAGATAGttgagtacagtgcttggctatccTCTGTGCTCCCTCATGCAATGAATTGAGAGATAGTCACGTCTGTGCACTGCCACTTCATTCAGAGTCCCATTTGGGAGGCCAGttgtcacattgtgtgtgtgtgggaggggggagggcagCTTTCAGACATCTTGGAAACAGACACATTGCCTAGCCTTTAGATGGGGAGAAGGGGGTTGGTGGTAAAACCTTTTAAAGTGATGAACACCGTCCAGTAAAATCAtgatctgtctataaaatgtaaaTGCTAGGTCTTCTACGACAAAAGCTGCTCTCTGAAACAAAGTACTGCTATGCCTGATAACGTGGACTCCCGAAAAGCGTTTCAAAGGGGGTTGTCTTAAATAGACAAACCCCTAAAACAAGATGTAAGGTGAAAAGGAGGTTAGAATATGAAGAGGACATGATGGTAATATGTGATCACAGACCTCGGCAGTTTAGTGAACATCAGAGCTCAGCTCAGCTCTGTGAAATTGTTCCTATAGAAACCGCCTTGAGACTGGAATTACTTTTGTGGAGGaggattttttttctcatgttaaTTTTCATTCTTCTTTATTTTCTCTTGGCCACTGAACAACAAATTAGATTCTGCTTGTTAGAATGGAAAGTTAGAATGATTCTCTCTGTAAATAGCGGCCGTAGCTCCATTGTGTCTAGTAACACGTATTTGttctttatatttattggaaCAGGGTTGTACCTTTCGAAGGCTAATTCTAAATCATTGTACAGCCTAATAAAATTCCCATCTCTACAGTAGCTATTGTTCTTAACATGAATCTTCTATTAAAGAATTTATTTTATACAGTAGATTTAAATAGTTTCATACATTCACCTATAGTTTGGTAGTGAAAACGGTCATGTCATAAGGCAAGACATAAAATCAAGATTCAAATACAATATATTTGTAACGCTGGGAGTAGTGGATCCGCTGTGCTACCACTAGCCAtgatgtaagccgcaccagggagccgcTGGTCTTCATCAGAGCCCACTGCAAGGCAGGAAGgatttgctgcagcaggcgacccccaggtcgctacccctggcttggcttgctagtggcggtggtgaggtgcagctggaaacTAGTAGGCAGATAGACAGGTACTCAGCAGGTGGCTTGGTTGGCACTGAGACAGcagtcagatggcaggaaccaggaatggctgGAACCGCTGGGCAGGATACACAGACAGGAGTATACAGACAGGATACACAGGCTGGATACAGGAGAGCAGGGCCACACactaatgggaagcatgtagaggctccaacacctgtggtggggcagggcttcAACTTATAGGAGAgctgcagagcagcagccaattaaaggcacactgaccctaaattatagcagagctgacgcacacgctccctaggagacagtgACGCGCTTTttgagctggaggaggaggagcccaggAAAGAGCAGAAGATGGGGGAGCAGCGGCGcagcgagaggtatgtgccgcggccgcggatgtgacaaTATTtgcttatttatatataaaaatacctaTAACTCAATGAATAGAAAAACACCATCTTCCCTGTTTATCCTTCTTAACCAAGTTGTGGCAGCGCAAAACTTTACTTGAGTCGTAGTCTACAttcctttaaaggaaatctatcaacaggttagggtacttttacacagcCCGATTTTAGGCTGTGTAAGGTCcgacttcaggctatgttcaaacagtgTAAGAGAACGGCCGAttcatgacctggccgggtcacggaacggccagtctctgaaaagatcatcccggtcggtactgcagtaccggttgaatgatctttagggccacagagttttctgcggctgctattcactgaattgcattggcagaaaactgacatgtcagttttctacggcgccgtgagagatccaggccggagcgtatactatgtgtactatactatactaagaCATAAGCAGAGGATTGCTGATCAAACATTGTTTTTATACTACTTTCAAGATTTGAATATTAGTCATGTTTCATTGTCTAGCTAAAAGTCATCAGTTTCATGTTTCCATCTCTTGGGCCACACTAATAATGTTCGTTTTGAATTTTGTTTTAGAATACTCTGAGGAGGGATTTTGAAATATTATGGAAGAGATCTGGTCCAGACATGGGAAGCCCTAAAGAGCCTCAGAGATTGCAGCTGTCAAGACCAGATGGTGCCAGTGAAAACATTTCCCTACGTTCTCCTATTTCCTCAAGAATATGGCAAGCTGAAGATCCAACACGCAATGTAGGGTTTGATGGAGAGGATCTTTGTATGCGAAACTTCTGTGTGAGTGTTCATGGAGACCATGAACTTCTGGAAGGAAGCTTAAGCTTTGACAAAGATGGAGATGATATCTTAGAAGTACATAGGGACTTTTCGGTGGATACTGATGGTGGATATACTTTTCATGAAGTCAGGGAGGATCAAAGTTCATCAAAGCAAGTAGATTGGAACCACAAGTCTGATGTCCCACAAACAGAGACACCCATTGAGCAATCTCTTGAAGAGAGGACAAATATTACATCTGTCTCAGATGAAAAAGGAACAGAATTGAGTAACTCCGAAAACATGGTGGACGGTAAGGGACAAATATTAAGCATCCCCAGTGTACCTGAAGTGAGTCAGTCTTTAGGAACCAACACTGATATAGCCGCTAGAACTCATAACATTCAGGAAGGAACATCAGGTAGAGAAACAGAAAATATTAATGGAAAATCTGAGTCTATACGGCTTGCCACGTGTCTAGGTGATCAAGCAAGTAAGAAAATTTTGGCAGAAGCAATGGCGGAGGTTACCAATGGAGAAATGAGAACAAAAACATGTTCTTCTAACTTGCTGACTTCAAATTCAGGTAGTGACATGGAAGAAAAAAAGTTTAGATCTATTGCAATAAGTCCTATTGTTCCCCCAGATGGAAGTTCAACTTTTACTTTTCATACTGGTATTACATCATTTGCAAAAACTTCTCATGAAAAAGACAATGCTGGCAAGAATGATGATTTACCAAAAATCTATGCATGTGAACTCACTCCTGCTAAAGGTGATCCTGGAGCAAATGTACAGTATAGGTCTGTGGCTGTCAGTCCTATTATACCCCCTGGGGAAACATCATTATTTGCATTTCAAAAGGATGATATAAAAGGTTGTTCAGATCAAACTACAACTGCTAGAAAACAAGAGAAACTCAATGATGGGACTGAGACCAAAGTAGAGTATAAATCTGTAGCAGTGAGTCCAATTATTCCTCCAGAAGGGTCTTCTTCTTTTACATTTCATGCATTGAGATCTGTTTCTAGCAACATTACAGGAGAACATGAAGCTCAGAATAAGGAATTACCCCCCAAAACATATTCATTTGAGTTGACACCACCGAATCATGATGCAGGTACTCaggcagactccagaccagaatGTGTTTCTGTCGCAGTAAGTCCAATTATACCGCCAGATGGGACACCTTCATTTATTTACCAGTCAGATCTACTGAACAGAATTGGTGTAGAGAAATTGTCAGATAATGTCAGCACACAGAGTGGCACAAGAGTACAGTATGTATCTGTAGCCATCAGTCCCATTGTGCTTCCAGGTGGATCATCCTCTTTCACATTCCTAGCAGAAAATAATGCTGCAGAGCCAAACAAAGATATAAATATTAAAACTGCAGATAATCTTCCCAAAACATATTCGTTTGAGATCACTCCTCCTGATGATGAACCTGGCCCTAGCACCAGAGTAGAATATAGGTCTATAGCAGTTAGCCCAATAATACCCCCTGATGacgtttccttttcttttcaaaCCGATAGAAAAAAGGAATCAAGCTCTGTAGAGACACGGTCTAGGACATGTTCCACTGGACTGGCACCTTCTAACCAAGATGTCGGGACACAAGCTGATAATAAAGTGGAATGTGTGTCGGTGGCTGTGAGCCCCATTGTTATTCCGCATGGCTCTTCATCTTTTCCTTTCCAAGGAGAGCAAATTGACCATGACCAGATACAAAAGTTGGATTCCAGCAGTAAAAGTGCCCTTCCAAATACATTACTAGAACCAACAATTCTTCATCATGATATAGGGATCCAAGTTGATACTACTGTACAGTGTGCTTCAGTAGCTGTCAGTCCCATGGTACCACTGCAAGGATCATGTTCTTTTGTGTTTCATACAGAGGATGCTAAAGTAGGCTCTACAATAAGTCCACACATGCAAGAAAAGCCTGAGATGAAGGATGCAGAGCTTCAAGTGTCCTTTCCAGTAGAAACAAGATCTATTGCAACTGACCCCATGACACCCAAAGGGAAATCTCCAAAGGCTTCCTATCCTGAAGTCAAAGTAAAAGAAGTGAAAGCTGATCCCCCAGAACCTGTGCGAGAGGTCAGCTGGGATGAGAAAGGTATGACCTGGGAAGTATATGGAGCATCAATGGAAGTTGAAGTTTTGGGGATGGCCATACAGAAGCACCTGGAAAAGCAGATTGAGGAGCATGGGAGACAGAAGGTGATGACCCCTCAAAATAC from Dendropsophus ebraccatus isolate aDenEbr1 chromosome 1, aDenEbr1.pat, whole genome shotgun sequence includes these protein-coding regions:
- the GPRIN1 gene encoding G protein-regulated inducer of neurite outgrowth 1 isoform X1, translating into MIQENVWPCNLWTQFLILSRATVSVKLALKNTLRRDFEILWKRSGPDMGSPKEPQRLQLSRPDGASENISLRSPISSRIWQAEDPTRNVGFDGEDLCMRNFCVSVHGDHELLEGSLSFDKDGDDILEVHRDFSVDTDGGYTFHEVREDQSSSKQVDWNHKSDVPQTETPIEQSLEERTNITSVSDEKGTELSNSENMVDGKGQILSIPSVPEVSQSLGTNTDIAARTHNIQEGTSGRETENINGKSESIRLATCLGDQASKKILAEAMAEVTNGEMRTKTCSSNLLTSNSGSDMEEKKFRSIAISPIVPPDGSSTFTFHTGITSFAKTSHEKDNAGKNDDLPKIYACELTPAKGDPGANVQYRSVAVSPIIPPGETSLFAFQKDDIKGCSDQTTTARKQEKLNDGTETKVEYKSVAVSPIIPPEGSSSFTFHALRSVSSNITGEHEAQNKELPPKTYSFELTPPNHDAGTQADSRPECVSVAVSPIIPPDGTPSFIYQSDLLNRIGVEKLSDNVSTQSGTRVQYVSVAISPIVLPGGSSSFTFLAENNAAEPNKDINIKTADNLPKTYSFEITPPDDEPGPSTRVEYRSIAVSPIIPPDDVSFSFQTDRKKESSSVETRSRTCSTGLAPSNQDVGTQADNKVECVSVAVSPIVIPHGSSSFPFQGEQIDHDQIQKLDSSSKSALPNTLLEPTILHHDIGIQVDTTVQCASVAVSPMVPLQGSCSFVFHTEDAKVGSTISPHMQEKPEMKDAELQVSFPVETRSIATDPMTPKGKSPKASYPEVKVKEVKADPPEPVREVSWDEKGMTWEVYGASMEVEVLGMAIQKHLEKQIEEHGRQKVMTPQNTARGSSIRGTVVKKESKKRQPGAFRNFFRRRSGCCSRAAPTTE
- the GPRIN1 gene encoding G protein-regulated inducer of neurite outgrowth 1 isoform X2, coding for MGSPKEPQRLQLSRPDGASENISLRSPISSRIWQAEDPTRNVGFDGEDLCMRNFCVSVHGDHELLEGSLSFDKDGDDILEVHRDFSVDTDGGYTFHEVREDQSSSKQVDWNHKSDVPQTETPIEQSLEERTNITSVSDEKGTELSNSENMVDGKGQILSIPSVPEVSQSLGTNTDIAARTHNIQEGTSGRETENINGKSESIRLATCLGDQASKKILAEAMAEVTNGEMRTKTCSSNLLTSNSGSDMEEKKFRSIAISPIVPPDGSSTFTFHTGITSFAKTSHEKDNAGKNDDLPKIYACELTPAKGDPGANVQYRSVAVSPIIPPGETSLFAFQKDDIKGCSDQTTTARKQEKLNDGTETKVEYKSVAVSPIIPPEGSSSFTFHALRSVSSNITGEHEAQNKELPPKTYSFELTPPNHDAGTQADSRPECVSVAVSPIIPPDGTPSFIYQSDLLNRIGVEKLSDNVSTQSGTRVQYVSVAISPIVLPGGSSSFTFLAENNAAEPNKDINIKTADNLPKTYSFEITPPDDEPGPSTRVEYRSIAVSPIIPPDDVSFSFQTDRKKESSSVETRSRTCSTGLAPSNQDVGTQADNKVECVSVAVSPIVIPHGSSSFPFQGEQIDHDQIQKLDSSSKSALPNTLLEPTILHHDIGIQVDTTVQCASVAVSPMVPLQGSCSFVFHTEDAKVGSTISPHMQEKPEMKDAELQVSFPVETRSIATDPMTPKGKSPKASYPEVKVKEVKADPPEPVREVSWDEKGMTWEVYGASMEVEVLGMAIQKHLEKQIEEHGRQKVMTPQNTARGSSIRGTVVKKESKKRQPGAFRNFFRRRSGCCSRAAPTTE